In Devosia sp. 1566, a single genomic region encodes these proteins:
- a CDS encoding DUF5060 domain-containing protein: MTTIAQWDVFEVALNGPSEGNPFLEVALEAMFQQHGRVVRVPGFYDGEGVYRIRFMPDNIGDWTYLTRSSAPDLDGKTGSLRVSEPHPGCHGPVRVANRFHFAHADGTPFLPFGTTCYAWTHQPLPEQEKTLATLSKTRFNKMRMGVFPKDYPYNVNEALHDVYQRDGLGELDFDRPNPESFRHFEKQVKALGDLGIQADIIMLHPYDRWGYSDMNEQQDYRYFAYLTARLSAYHNVWWSLANEYDFLLDTKPLHQWDRYFHIIEENDPYGHLRSIHNGDLEANYDHRKAWVTHVCIQNWDVKRTGEWRLAYGKPVVNDEPEYEGNIIQSWGNITAEELTHRFWTTTMRGGYAGHGETFSHPEDLIWWAKGGELRGQAWKRIGFLREVLEQSTQDGFEPIDPAMSFPWNRISGARDGDTTIIYFGEHQPVIWATGLPQDNGKYEVDLIDTWNMTVVPARIINAPENHPTRHGTHFQPRKPDAAFAVELPGLPHLAIRVRPA; the protein is encoded by the coding sequence ATGACAACAATTGCCCAGTGGGATGTTTTCGAGGTCGCGCTGAACGGCCCATCGGAAGGCAATCCGTTCCTCGAGGTTGCCCTCGAGGCGATGTTCCAGCAGCACGGGCGTGTCGTTCGAGTGCCGGGCTTTTACGACGGCGAAGGGGTCTACCGCATTCGCTTCATGCCCGACAATATCGGGGATTGGACATATTTAACGCGATCCAGTGCCCCGGACCTGGACGGTAAGACCGGAAGTTTGAGGGTCTCCGAACCGCATCCTGGCTGCCACGGTCCTGTCCGGGTAGCCAACCGTTTCCATTTCGCCCACGCGGACGGTACGCCGTTTCTGCCATTCGGCACCACGTGCTACGCCTGGACGCACCAGCCCCTCCCCGAACAGGAGAAGACGCTTGCGACGTTGAGCAAAACGCGTTTCAACAAGATGCGAATGGGGGTATTTCCCAAGGACTACCCCTACAACGTCAACGAAGCGTTGCATGACGTATACCAGCGAGATGGTTTGGGAGAGCTGGACTTCGACCGTCCAAACCCAGAGAGCTTCCGGCACTTTGAGAAGCAGGTGAAGGCGCTCGGCGACCTGGGCATCCAGGCCGATATCATCATGCTCCACCCATATGATCGTTGGGGCTACAGCGACATGAACGAGCAACAGGATTACCGGTATTTTGCGTATCTTACGGCCCGTCTTTCCGCCTACCACAATGTCTGGTGGTCGTTGGCCAACGAGTATGATTTTCTGCTTGATACCAAACCCCTGCACCAGTGGGACCGTTACTTCCACATCATCGAGGAAAACGATCCCTATGGACATCTTCGCTCGATCCACAACGGTGATCTGGAGGCTAACTACGACCATCGTAAGGCTTGGGTGACCCACGTATGCATCCAGAACTGGGACGTGAAGCGTACTGGGGAATGGCGCTTGGCATATGGCAAGCCCGTCGTGAACGACGAACCGGAGTATGAAGGCAATATCATCCAAAGCTGGGGCAACATAACAGCTGAGGAGTTGACCCACCGGTTCTGGACCACCACGATGCGTGGGGGCTACGCAGGACATGGCGAGACGTTCTCCCATCCCGAAGATCTTATCTGGTGGGCAAAGGGCGGTGAGCTGCGCGGCCAAGCTTGGAAGCGAATAGGCTTCTTGCGGGAGGTATTGGAGCAAAGCACGCAAGACGGCTTTGAGCCGATCGACCCGGCAATGAGCTTCCCATGGAACCGCATCTCTGGGGCTCGTGACGGTGACACAACGATCATCTACTTCGGCGAGCACCAGCCGGTGATCTGGGCTACCGGCCTGCCGCAGGACAACGGCAAGTACGAGGTGGATCTTATAGACACCTGGAACATGACTGTGGTTCCGGCGCGTATCATCAACGCCCCGGAAAACCATCCGACCCGACACGGTACCCATTTCCAACCCCGCAAGCCCGATGCAGCGTTCGCTGTCGAATTGCCCGGGCTACCCCACTTAGCTATTAGGGTGCGCCCCGCGTGA
- the ugpC gene encoding sn-glycerol-3-phosphate ABC transporter ATP-binding protein UgpC has product MAPISIRGVQKAYGAQQVIHGVDIDIADGEFVILVGPSGCGKSTLLRMIAGLEEISEGRVDIGGRVVNALSPKERNIAMVFQNYALYPQMTVAQNLAFSLEIAGMKKPEIRRKVEEAAEILSLTPLLGRKPSQLSGGQRQRVAMGRAIVRDPDVFLFDEPLSNLDAKLRVQMRAEIKALHQRLESTIVYVTHDQIEAMTMADKIVVMNAGRVEQFGSPLDLYDRPVNMFVAGFLGSPSMNFIGGQSEAGGLRAKDGTLLDLGTIPLDGQGKALVYGIRPEHLEIVSEGGRMAKVLLVEPTGAETHIVLEVAGTEMTGVFKDRLDVRPGQTLQIAFAPGKGHLFMQEGGRRLEGSP; this is encoded by the coding sequence ATGGCACCAATATCGATCAGGGGCGTGCAAAAGGCATACGGAGCGCAGCAGGTCATCCATGGTGTCGACATCGATATCGCGGATGGAGAGTTCGTCATCCTCGTGGGTCCTTCGGGCTGCGGCAAGTCCACGCTCCTCAGGATGATAGCCGGGCTCGAGGAGATATCGGAGGGCCGCGTGGATATTGGCGGGAGGGTGGTGAACGCCCTCTCCCCCAAGGAGCGGAACATCGCGATGGTGTTCCAGAACTATGCTTTGTACCCGCAGATGACGGTCGCCCAGAACCTGGCGTTCTCCCTTGAAATCGCGGGCATGAAGAAGCCGGAGATCCGCCGGAAGGTCGAAGAGGCGGCGGAAATCCTGAGCCTCACCCCTCTGCTGGGTCGCAAGCCTTCCCAGCTTTCCGGAGGCCAGCGCCAGCGTGTCGCAATGGGGCGCGCGATCGTGCGCGACCCCGATGTATTCCTGTTCGACGAGCCCTTGTCTAACCTCGACGCCAAGCTCCGCGTGCAGATGCGCGCGGAGATCAAGGCCCTCCACCAACGGCTCGAGTCGACCATCGTCTACGTCACGCATGACCAGATCGAGGCCATGACGATGGCCGACAAGATCGTTGTGATGAACGCCGGCAGGGTCGAGCAGTTCGGCTCGCCACTGGACCTGTACGACAGACCGGTGAACATGTTCGTGGCCGGTTTCCTCGGATCCCCATCCATGAATTTCATCGGCGGGCAATCCGAAGCGGGTGGTCTGCGCGCCAAGGACGGCACATTGCTCGATCTGGGCACGATCCCTCTCGACGGCCAGGGCAAGGCCTTGGTCTACGGCATCAGGCCCGAGCACCTGGAGATCGTGTCCGAGGGGGGGCGCATGGCGAAGGTGCTGCTCGTCGAACCCACGGGTGCGGAGACGCACATCGTCCTGGAAGTTGCTGGGACGGAGATGACGGGCGTGTTCAAGGACCGCCTCGACGTACGCCCCGGGCAAACCCTGCAGATCGCTTTTGCGCCGGGCAAGGGCCATCTGTTCATGCAGGAGGGTGGCCGACGATTGGAAGGTTCACCGTAG
- a CDS encoding DUF5060 domain-containing protein: MWDVFETVARGPAEGNPYLDVQLEATFSLGNRLVRVWGFYDGNGKYVVRFCPDVEGEWKFELHSNAVELDGLVGGFVAVPPRAGVHGPVRARNQFHFAYADETPFLPFGTTCYAWTHQTAELQEKTLQTLSSSPFNKIRMGIFPKDYIYNTNEPLHHVFERTVDGTHDMDRPNFECFRHFERQVGRLSELGIEADVILFHPYDRWGYCTMTEEQDLRYLRYVVARLSSYRNVWWSLANEYDFLLDQKPMGLWDRFFQLIEEGDPLRHLKSIHNGAADKNYDHRKPWVTHVCIQNWDVRKTEQWRDAYGKPVVNDEPEYEGDIPKLWGNIDAKSLVDRYWCTLSRGGYIGHGESYLNAEDELWWSKGGVLKGEAPARIAFARQIFLEDVKNGFEPLTGLSESFHVRISGVQDADVRIIYFSEHQPREFAEGLPEEDGDWEIDLIDVWNMTVTSLPRADLPRVHPQRVSGGAKVSNQANAAFGLKLPGKPYQAVRVRARKDRRRS, encoded by the coding sequence GTGTGGGACGTTTTCGAGACGGTTGCCCGCGGGCCCGCCGAGGGAAATCCCTATCTTGATGTGCAGCTGGAAGCAACCTTCTCCCTTGGCAATCGTCTCGTTCGAGTCTGGGGGTTCTACGATGGCAACGGCAAGTACGTGGTGCGTTTCTGCCCTGACGTCGAAGGCGAATGGAAGTTCGAGTTACATTCGAACGCCGTTGAACTGGATGGTTTAGTGGGAGGCTTTGTTGCGGTGCCGCCGCGTGCTGGGGTGCACGGTCCGGTCCGAGCCCGCAACCAATTTCACTTCGCCTACGCTGATGAGACGCCATTTCTACCGTTCGGCACAACTTGCTATGCGTGGACACATCAAACTGCCGAGTTGCAGGAGAAAACGCTTCAGACCCTCTCTAGTAGTCCATTCAACAAGATTCGGATGGGCATTTTCCCCAAAGACTACATCTACAACACCAACGAACCACTGCACCACGTGTTCGAGCGAACGGTGGACGGCACCCACGATATGGACCGGCCCAATTTCGAGTGCTTCAGACACTTCGAGAGACAGGTAGGCCGCTTGAGCGAACTCGGCATCGAAGCGGATGTTATCTTGTTCCACCCATATGACCGGTGGGGCTATTGTACCATGACGGAGGAGCAGGACCTTCGTTATCTTAGATATGTGGTTGCTCGACTTTCAAGTTACCGGAATGTCTGGTGGTCCCTCGCCAACGAGTATGATTTCCTCCTTGATCAAAAGCCCATGGGCCTTTGGGACCGCTTCTTCCAGCTTATCGAGGAGGGGGATCCGCTCCGTCACCTCAAATCGATTCACAATGGAGCCGCCGACAAGAACTACGACCACCGCAAGCCTTGGGTAACCCACGTCTGCATTCAGAATTGGGATGTTCGGAAGACCGAGCAGTGGCGAGACGCCTACGGCAAACCCGTCGTCAATGATGAACCAGAGTACGAGGGCGATATACCCAAGCTTTGGGGAAACATCGACGCCAAGAGCTTGGTCGATCGGTACTGGTGTACGCTCAGCCGTGGCGGCTATATCGGCCATGGCGAGAGTTATCTCAACGCCGAAGATGAGCTTTGGTGGTCCAAGGGCGGAGTGCTCAAAGGAGAGGCGCCAGCAAGGATTGCCTTCGCACGCCAGATATTCCTCGAGGATGTAAAGAACGGGTTCGAGCCGCTTACAGGCTTAAGCGAGAGCTTCCACGTACGGATCTCCGGTGTTCAGGATGCGGACGTCCGCATCATCTATTTCTCGGAGCATCAGCCCAGGGAATTTGCGGAAGGGCTGCCCGAAGAGGACGGCGACTGGGAGATCGATCTCATCGACGTTTGGAACATGACGGTCACATCTCTACCAAGAGCCGACTTGCCGCGCGTTCATCCGCAACGGGTGAGTGGCGGCGCAAAGGTCTCGAACCAGGCCAATGCGGCTTTCGGGCTAAAGCTGCCGGGAAAACCTTACCAAGCCGTGCGAGTACGTGCACGCAAGGACCGTAGGAGGTCATAA
- a CDS encoding carbohydrate ABC transporter permease, giving the protein MTSIISSLEDAEAPAKRRDPLLIVLWIVLVSVALIWVAPFVFIVFTALKTNPEIMSTSAFAPPETMRFENFAGAWERGNFSTTFRNSFIITLIKVPLGLVISAMAAYALARIDLGRIGKFLLVFVLFGAMIPFQVMLAPIFTLVNGLGLINSYPGVILAYLAFGVPYQVFILHGFFRAVPKEISEAALIDGASHFTVFRRIFLPISLPVLAALLILDFVSTWNEFGMALVLLQDPKMWTLPLGLMSFQGQFSRDYAQLNSAIVMTVFPAILVYMIFQRYFVSGLTSGAVKG; this is encoded by the coding sequence ATGACCTCGATCATCTCCAGCCTGGAGGATGCGGAAGCTCCCGCCAAGCGTCGCGACCCACTTCTCATCGTGCTCTGGATCGTTCTGGTCTCGGTGGCCCTAATTTGGGTGGCGCCCTTCGTCTTCATCGTTTTCACGGCTCTCAAGACCAATCCCGAGATCATGTCCACGTCGGCCTTCGCACCGCCGGAGACCATGCGCTTCGAGAACTTCGCGGGTGCATGGGAGCGGGGTAACTTCTCGACCACTTTCCGCAACAGCTTCATTATCACTCTGATCAAGGTGCCGTTGGGTCTCGTAATCTCAGCCATGGCGGCCTATGCCCTAGCTCGCATCGATCTGGGGCGTATCGGCAAGTTCCTCCTCGTCTTCGTACTCTTTGGCGCGATGATCCCGTTCCAGGTGATGCTGGCGCCGATCTTCACGCTGGTGAACGGATTGGGCCTCATCAACAGCTACCCTGGGGTGATCCTTGCGTATCTCGCGTTTGGTGTGCCGTACCAGGTCTTCATCCTGCACGGCTTCTTCAGGGCTGTGCCGAAGGAGATTTCCGAGGCTGCCTTGATAGATGGTGCATCCCACTTCACAGTCTTCCGCAGAATTTTCTTACCGATCTCCCTGCCAGTGCTTGCTGCCTTACTTATCCTTGATTTTGTTTCTACCTGGAACGAGTTTGGAATGGCGTTGGTCCTTTTGCAGGACCCAAAGATGTGGACGCTTCCACTCGGGCTGATGTCCTTCCAGGGGCAGTTCTCGCGTGATTATGCCCAACTCAATTCAGCCATCGTGATGACCGTGTTTCCAGCGATACTCGTCTACATGATCTTCCAGCGCTACTTCGTCAGCGGGCTCACGTCCGGCGCCGTGAAGGGATAA
- a CDS encoding sugar ABC transporter permease: MTSPKLFSSPRTQAAMLMGPAILVYATFAIWPIIEVIFLSFQSWDGLSADRAWIGVENYRRIFTEDPVFWAAFRNTVIWTVMSVIFPPVLGLLLALGLNENLFGRVPLRAIYYLPVIVAPIAVATMWRWMYDPFFGLFNQILTSWGMTGLIQDWLGDRKVALYSMFVAYTWQHVGFSMVLFLAGLQNVDRSLVEAARIDGCNRWQGFVHVTLPALMTTITIVLVLSTISSLKAFDIVYGMTGGGPAQSTQMLALWAFTQSMQIFNFGRGSAISVILLLITLAVIIPYLRWSQRREEASR; encoded by the coding sequence ATGACATCACCTAAGCTGTTCAGTTCGCCTCGGACGCAGGCCGCCATGCTCATGGGTCCGGCTATACTCGTCTACGCCACTTTCGCCATCTGGCCCATCATCGAGGTGATCTTCCTGAGCTTTCAAAGTTGGGACGGGCTGTCGGCCGACCGAGCATGGATCGGTGTCGAGAACTACCGACGCATCTTCACGGAAGATCCCGTTTTCTGGGCAGCCTTCAGGAACACGGTGATCTGGACCGTCATGTCCGTAATCTTTCCGCCGGTGCTCGGACTGCTGCTTGCCCTTGGTTTGAATGAAAACCTGTTCGGTCGGGTCCCGCTTCGAGCCATCTACTACTTGCCAGTCATTGTTGCTCCCATTGCGGTCGCAACGATGTGGCGGTGGATGTACGATCCGTTCTTCGGGCTCTTCAATCAGATCTTGACCTCCTGGGGAATGACAGGATTGATTCAGGACTGGCTGGGCGACCGCAAAGTCGCGCTCTATTCCATGTTCGTTGCCTACACTTGGCAGCATGTCGGATTTTCGATGGTCCTGTTTCTGGCAGGACTGCAGAACGTTGACCGCTCCCTGGTGGAAGCGGCACGCATTGATGGATGCAACCGTTGGCAGGGCTTCGTCCACGTGACACTGCCGGCTCTCATGACGACGATCACCATCGTACTGGTGCTTTCGACCATCTCCTCGCTGAAAGCCTTCGACATCGTCTATGGCATGACAGGGGGCGGCCCCGCTCAGTCCACGCAGATGTTGGCACTTTGGGCGTTCACGCAATCCATGCAGATCTTCAACTTCGGGAGGGGCTCGGCCATTTCGGTGATCCTTCTTCTTATTACGTTGGCTGTCATCATCCCATACCTTCGCTGGTCCCAGCGACGTGAGGAGGCTTCGCGATGA
- a CDS encoding extracellular solute-binding protein, with amino-acid sequence MAKFVRALALSTALTCLAGAAYAQDQRLTIWTISYQAEKQVNALKSIEETFEASHPGVDVEIVMRGTDEHKTSLRVAAGSNTGPDIYMSWAGLGLGGEYVKAGLSRDMSKYYDQYGWEERLSAPSLAFNSAFAEGKHGIPFRFSGEGIYYNKDLFEKAGITAPPTTYDELVEVAEKLKQAGIAPITFGGTVNWHVMRLMDMLLEAKCGAETHDALTSMEADWSSTPCATEAFAEMKKWGENYILSPFMGIDEPQSNQLYYAGRAAMALQGDWFVNQLAENTSDVNDFGVFKLPTGTGRLYGFAEYWYISSKADNPDLAAEFLDFFTSDELQDQIKGSFGALSVNTNVQVAEDAPAMYRDWLALFEGATGTFVNGDQAFPLDVTTEYFRVINEVASGNMEADAAAAAMQTFIGNRG; translated from the coding sequence ATGGCTAAATTTGTACGAGCGCTCGCGCTTAGCACCGCACTGACCTGCTTAGCAGGTGCCGCGTACGCGCAGGACCAGCGGCTGACTATTTGGACGATCAGCTACCAGGCTGAAAAGCAGGTGAATGCTCTCAAGAGCATTGAAGAAACATTCGAGGCCTCGCACCCGGGTGTCGACGTTGAGATCGTGATGCGGGGTACTGACGAGCACAAAACGTCACTGCGGGTGGCGGCTGGATCTAATACCGGACCGGACATTTACATGAGCTGGGCTGGGCTGGGGCTGGGCGGCGAGTACGTTAAGGCAGGTCTGAGTAGAGACATGTCCAAGTACTATGATCAGTACGGCTGGGAAGAGCGCCTGTCGGCTCCGTCCCTTGCATTCAATAGTGCTTTTGCTGAAGGCAAGCACGGTATCCCGTTCCGGTTCTCGGGTGAAGGCATTTATTACAACAAGGATCTCTTCGAGAAAGCGGGGATAACGGCGCCGCCAACCACATACGACGAGTTGGTCGAAGTTGCTGAGAAGCTAAAGCAGGCAGGCATTGCTCCTATCACGTTCGGTGGAACCGTCAATTGGCATGTGATGCGGCTTATGGACATGCTGCTTGAAGCGAAGTGCGGTGCGGAGACCCATGACGCATTGACGAGCATGGAGGCAGACTGGAGCTCGACGCCATGTGCCACGGAAGCGTTCGCCGAAATGAAAAAATGGGGGGAGAACTATATTCTCTCGCCTTTCATGGGCATTGATGAGCCTCAGTCAAACCAGCTGTATTATGCCGGCCGTGCGGCGATGGCACTGCAGGGCGATTGGTTCGTGAATCAGCTCGCCGAGAACACTTCGGATGTAAACGACTTTGGCGTGTTCAAACTGCCGACTGGAACTGGCCGACTTTATGGTTTCGCTGAATATTGGTACATCTCCTCCAAGGCAGACAATCCAGATCTAGCTGCAGAGTTCTTGGATTTCTTTACGTCGGACGAGTTACAGGACCAAATCAAAGGCTCGTTTGGCGCGTTGTCCGTGAACACCAACGTTCAGGTTGCCGAGGATGCGCCAGCTATGTATCGAGACTGGTTGGCTCTTTTCGAAGGCGCGACCGGTACCTTCGTCAACGGGGATCAGGCTTTCCCGCTAGACGTCACAACCGAGTACTTCCGCGTGATCAATGAAGTCGCGTCAGGCAACATGGAGGCGGATGCCGCTGCCGCTGCCATGCAGACCTTCATCGGCAACCGCGGCTGA
- a CDS encoding DeoR/GlpR family DNA-binding transcription regulator: MPKIDAGHKGKGDVQAGSRPQLLAEPRRMRILEWLQEEGSARVRDLSAAFGVSEATIRQDLERLDRDGFITREHGGAYLKSVPQQVQSMTLQHVQNMDRKRAIGVAAAALVSDSDTLIIDSGTTTTQFAENLKSRHDLNIITNALNIALILGAIPTNTVHMPAGQFKAPTLSLSGEKSVEFFVGIYAQKLFLATAGVSFDVGLTYPAIGDIYVKRAMIKAASQVYLLADSTKIGKVSFSALGGVELVNTLITDEGISDEDRAQFEKRGVHVLIAQ; this comes from the coding sequence GTGCCAAAAATCGACGCAGGCCACAAAGGTAAAGGAGATGTCCAAGCAGGCAGTCGGCCGCAATTGTTGGCTGAGCCCCGACGCATGCGCATCCTTGAGTGGCTGCAGGAAGAGGGCAGCGCACGCGTGCGGGACCTCTCGGCCGCGTTCGGCGTTTCCGAGGCGACAATCCGCCAAGACCTGGAGAGGCTGGACCGAGATGGCTTCATCACCCGAGAGCATGGAGGCGCATACCTGAAATCCGTTCCTCAGCAGGTTCAATCCATGACTTTGCAGCATGTTCAGAACATGGACAGGAAGCGCGCTATTGGTGTCGCGGCAGCAGCACTGGTGTCGGACAGTGATACTCTGATAATAGACTCGGGAACAACAACGACCCAGTTCGCCGAGAATCTGAAGTCGCGGCACGATCTCAACATCATCACCAATGCCCTAAACATAGCGCTGATCTTGGGTGCGATTCCCACCAACACGGTTCATATGCCAGCTGGGCAGTTCAAGGCACCGACGCTGTCGCTAAGCGGTGAGAAGTCCGTGGAGTTCTTCGTAGGGATATATGCGCAGAAGCTGTTTCTCGCGACGGCGGGCGTGTCCTTCGATGTGGGGCTGACCTATCCCGCAATCGGGGACATCTACGTCAAGCGGGCGATGATCAAAGCAGCTTCGCAGGTCTATTTGCTGGCCGATTCGACTAAGATCGGAAAGGTATCCTTCTCGGCCCTGGGTGGCGTCGAACTGGTCAACACTTTGATCACAGACGAAGGCATCTCGGACGAAGATCGTGCCCAATTCGAGAAGCGCGGCGTGCATGTTCTAATTGCACAATAG
- a CDS encoding transketolase → MLSPTTPLTNDLVGAIAQRALWIRRRSFQMVYEAQLGHPGGDFSATDILATLYFGIMRYDPKSPRDPGRDRFVMSKGHCTGAFYSVLAAAGYFPQADLSTYMQPLSKLNGHPNRNYLPGVETNTGPLGHGLPVATGIAIAGQIDGADYRTFVLTGDGELQEGSNWESALTAAHRKLENLTLIVDRNRLQQGAGTEETASLDPLDDKWRAFGWHVEVVDGHDYRQLLDVLSASPKGRAKPLCVIANTFKGKGVSFMHDNVSWHHGVPTKEQYEQALVELV, encoded by the coding sequence TTGCTATCACCCACTACGCCGCTCACGAATGATCTCGTAGGCGCCATTGCGCAAAGGGCCCTGTGGATTCGTCGCCGCAGCTTCCAGATGGTCTATGAAGCCCAGCTCGGTCACCCCGGCGGCGACTTCAGCGCCACCGACATCCTGGCCACGCTCTACTTCGGCATTATGCGCTACGATCCCAAGTCGCCCCGAGACCCCGGCCGCGACCGTTTCGTCATGAGCAAGGGCCATTGCACCGGCGCCTTCTACTCCGTCCTCGCAGCAGCCGGCTACTTCCCCCAAGCCGACCTTTCCACCTACATGCAGCCGCTCTCCAAGCTGAACGGCCATCCCAACCGCAATTATTTGCCGGGCGTTGAAACCAACACTGGCCCCCTGGGTCATGGCCTGCCCGTCGCGACCGGCATTGCCATCGCCGGCCAGATCGATGGTGCCGACTACCGCACATTCGTGCTGACCGGCGACGGCGAACTCCAGGAAGGCAGCAATTGGGAATCGGCGCTCACCGCCGCCCACCGCAAGCTCGAAAACCTGACGCTGATCGTTGACCGCAACCGCCTGCAACAGGGCGCCGGCACCGAGGAAACCGCATCGCTTGATCCGCTCGACGACAAATGGCGCGCCTTTGGCTGGCATGTGGAAGTGGTCGACGGCCACGACTACCGGCAGTTGCTCGACGTGCTGTCGGCCTCACCCAAGGGCCGCGCCAAACCGCTTTGCGTGATCGCCAACACGTTCAAGGGCAAGGGCGTAAGCTTCATGCACGACAACGTCTCTTGGCATCATGGCGTGCCCACGAAAGAACAATACGAACAAGCCTTAGTGGAGCTGGTCTGA
- a CDS encoding transketolase C-terminal domain-containing protein encodes MSAAPSKKDGYFDCRDSFAATIEALAEADPRIVTVVSDSVGSSKLGGFRKKFPERMVNVGIAEQTLVAVGAGLANGGKIPFVSAASCFITGRAMEQVKADIAYSNVNVKLIGQSSGVAYGELGPTHHSIEDLAWLRLFNNLQLIVPADPWQTAEAIKAAAAFDGPVFVRVSRMAVPALERPAGARFEIGKAETLLDGHDAAIIANGTTVHRAVAAARTLAAEGISTRVVNMATVNPLDETAIAEAAATGAIVTVEEHSVRGGLGGAVAEIVSTTNPVPMRILGFPGFVPTGSAEWLFDHFGLNEAGIADAVRQTVARKK; translated from the coding sequence ATGAGTGCTGCCCCTTCCAAGAAAGATGGCTACTTCGATTGCCGCGACAGCTTTGCCGCTACCATCGAGGCACTGGCAGAAGCCGATCCGCGCATCGTCACAGTCGTCAGCGACAGCGTCGGCTCCTCCAAGCTGGGCGGCTTCCGCAAGAAGTTTCCCGAGCGCATGGTCAATGTCGGCATTGCCGAGCAGACCCTGGTCGCCGTCGGCGCGGGCCTTGCCAATGGCGGCAAGATACCGTTTGTTTCCGCCGCCTCGTGCTTCATCACCGGGCGGGCAATGGAACAGGTCAAGGCGGATATCGCCTATAGCAATGTCAACGTGAAGCTGATCGGGCAGTCGAGCGGCGTCGCTTACGGCGAACTCGGCCCGACGCACCACTCCATAGAAGATCTCGCCTGGCTGCGCCTTTTCAACAATCTCCAGCTCATCGTACCCGCCGATCCTTGGCAGACCGCCGAAGCCATCAAGGCCGCAGCAGCCTTTGATGGCCCGGTTTTTGTTCGCGTCAGCCGCATGGCCGTTCCCGCGCTGGAGCGCCCGGCTGGTGCACGCTTCGAGATCGGGAAGGCGGAGACGCTACTGGACGGTCACGACGCGGCCATTATCGCCAACGGCACCACGGTGCACCGGGCCGTCGCCGCAGCCAGAACCCTTGCTGCCGAAGGCATTTCCACCCGCGTGGTCAACATGGCAACGGTAAACCCGCTCGACGAAACCGCCATCGCCGAGGCCGCCGCCACCGGCGCTATTGTTACAGTGGAAGAGCATTCCGTCCGTGGCGGGCTTGGCGGCGCAGTCGCCGAGATCGTTTCCACCACCAATCCGGTCCCCATGCGCATCCTGGGCTTCCCGGGCTTTGTGCCCACCGGCTCGGCCGAATGGCTGTTCGACCATTTTGGACTGAACGAAGCCGGCATCGCGGATGCCGTTCGCCAGACGGTCGCGCGCAAGAAATGA